The genomic segment GAACCGATGCTCGGTGCGCTGCTGCGGGTACCGTTCCAGGCCATCAGCGCACGCATCCTTGCTGACCTGCATGGGGCGGGCTATGCAGATCTCCGACCGTCGCATCTCACCGTATTTCAGCATCTGGCGTTCGACGGCTCACGCGTAACCGAACTGGCCGAACGCGCGCAGATGACGAAGCAATCGATGGGCGCGCTGGTCGATCATCTCGTCGCTGGTGGCTACGTCGAGCGCGTCGCCGATCCGGTCGATGGCCGTGCCAGAATCGTTCGTCGTACCGAGCGCGGCATGCTCGTCGAACGCAGCGCGCGAGCCAGCATCGCCGCGCTCGAAGCGGAATGGGCGACCGCACTCGGTGCGGATCGGCTCACCGAGTGCCGGGCGTTGCTGGTTGAGCTGGCCGAACTGCTGGATCGCTAGCCCGCAGCTAGTTATCAACGAACGCCGTCAGCAGCCACGAGACGATGCTGACGATGACACCGCCGAGGAACGCCGCCCAGAACCCGCTAACGTGAAAGCCAGCATCGAACCAGTCGGAGGCGATGCCGGACGCCAGCCAGAACGTCAGCGTGTTGATGACCAGCAGGAACAGGCCGAGCGTCACGATGATCAGGCAGCACGAAACGGCGGTCAGCACTGGCTTGACCAGCAGGTTCACCACTGCCAGCACCGCTGCCATGATCAGGATCGCCGAGACGCCACGATCGTCGTCGATACGAATGCCGGGCACGATCCAGGCGGCCACCGCGACGGATGCGGCAATGATGAGCCAGCGAATGATAAAGCCGATCATGAGTTTGGCTCGTCTCTTTCAATTCAGGTACCGACACCTGCGTATCGCATCAAATCATGTCCATTATTTAATGAACCCGCTATACGACGTGCCACAAAAGTGTTAAAGTACCGACACTAACGTGCGAACGTTCGCGCCGTTTGTACGTTTTCGGGTCGCTGTTGGGGTGGCGGCTCGAGTCTGTGATTCGAAGGGGGATATATTGAGATCACTCGCGGATGAGTTTCGCGCGTTTATCTTGCGCGGGAACGTCCTTGACCTCGCCGTCGCTGTCGTTATCGGCGCAGCGTTCGGTGCCGTTATCACGTCGCTGGTCGAGAATATCCTGACGCCGTTGATCGCCGCGATCTTCGGCAAGCCGGATTTTTCGAACCTCAGCTTCACGATCAACAACAGCCAGATCATGTACGGCGCATTCCTGAACGCCATCATCGCGTTCCTGCTTGTCGCCGCTGCGCTGTTCTTCTTCGTCATCAAGCCGTTCAACCTGCTCATGTCACGGCGCAAGCAGCAGGCTGAGGCGGATCCGACCACTCGCGAATGCCCGTACTGCATGACGGTTGTTCCGATTGCAGCAACGCGTTGCCCGGCTTGCACCTCGGACCTTAAGGCTGCCTGACCTCGTCAGGTCCACACCAGAGCGCGAAGTGAACCCCGGCCAGAATGGCCGGGGTTCACTTGTCGGTGAGTTGGTCAATCGCCGATGCGTGTCCAGGTGCCGCAGGTCTTCGACGTGAATGCTGCATCACTTCCGCTAATCGTCACGGTCTGAATGCTGGTTGAGAATTCGTTGGCGATGATGCCGTCCAGGTCGCCGGTGAAGTCAGACTGGCGCTCCCAGTAGCACCCCTCGCTCGAATCGCTGTTACGCCACGTGCCTGGTCCGACATCGACGCTGACGATCCAGGTGCCGTCGCCGAAATCTGCCGTTGGGCTCGTGGTGATCGCGGACAGATCGGTAGACCAGGTGCCGCAGCCTTCTGAGAAGAAGCCGGTGTCACTGGCGTCGATGCTGACGACAGCGCGGCCGGTATTGATGTCATTCGCGATGATGTCATCAATCGTACCGCCGAAGCCGCTCAACCGCTCCCAGTAGCACATGACACCACTGGCGCCACTGCGGTAGGTGCCGGCCTCGATGTCCTTGCCGACGGTCCACGAGCCGTCGGTGAAGGTCGTGGCGTCCGGGCCGGGTGTTGGCGTCAGGATCGGTGGCTCGGTTGGGTTCGGCTCGGGCTCAGGGTCAGTGCCCGATGTCAGGCTGGAGCGCCACGCATAGTAGTGCTGCCCGACATTACCCGCCTCGACCTGCCAGCCCGACTGGTTGGCCGCATTGAAGGTCAGGCAGCGGCGCTCGAAGCACTGCCACAGCACCGTCGTCGGCTCCCCACCGATCATCACCTGCGACCAGTACGCCTCAGTGATCGGATAGCCCGTGGCGTAGTACGAGTTCTGGAACAGCGGTGCCTCGGTCAGCTCCCCGTTCTCCTGCACCAGTCCCGAGGAGTTCATGAAATCCCAGAAGACCGACGCCACCGTGTGGTCGATGCCCTCGACGGTCAGCCGCTCGGCTGCCGTCACGTTCGCTGGTGGATCGGCTGGTGCCGTCGCCATGATGCCGGAGCCATCGACCCAGGTCGTGAGTGTCGTGCCGACCGCGGTAGCCGGCTGATCTCGCAGACCGAAGGCGGCGATGTCGGCGTAGGTCGGCTGGCTGCCGGGATCACCAGCGATGTTGACCGTCGCCGGGTCGTGCGCCTCGAAGTGCGTATCTCCGAGCTGGAGCTGACCGGTCACCATCTCGACGACGAGCAGACCGTTGGTCACATCCCACGGTTCGGTAGCACCGGACCATGCTGCGTCTTCCATGCGGGACTTGTCGTAGTACTGGACGGTGCGCATGCCACCGGGAGCGTCGTCATACGGTTCCTGGAGTGCGCCGGTGTTGGCCTGCGGTCCCCACATCCAGGTGCGCAGGACATTGCCGTTGGCGACCGGTTGGTCGGTGCGCGCCCAGGTGCGCTGGAAGGCGTCGGTCGCCGGAGTCTCGGCTGCGGCGGAGAGAATCGCCAGTTGGGCGACGGCGAGAGTAAGGAGGGCGGTCCCAATTAACGCCCCGGTGATCCAGGTGGGGCGGCTGGATAAGCGGCCCGTGAATCGGTGTATCGCTGCCATGGGGCACATCGCTTTCTCATAGGATTATTGAGATTCATGCTGTATCGCCAGGGTCACGTACCGTCACGGACGGCGGGCGTGATGGCTCCTTTCATTTGCGCATAGATTGCCTGCACGTGACCTGTCGGAAACTGTCTCGTGGGCGCAGTATAGGAGGGTTTCACGGGTTGTGTCAACGACACCGACCGTGATCTGGCCGGGCTGAAACGATGTCCTAGAAGCTGCCGCCGGCCGCGCCGCTCCCGGCCGAGGCACCCGACCCGGCAGCGCCACTGCTGGATGGCGCGACGCTGCTGTTGAACGCAACCCAGTACGGATAGAAGCCGGCAGTATAGGCCGAGCCGGTCTCCGGGCCGCCCAGCCAGACCGGTAGGTAGCCCGCTTCGCTCGCCTTTTCGAGTCGTTTGTTGAATGCCTGTCCCGATCCGAGCGCCAATGCATAGGGCACGGCGGTGTCGAGATCGAGGTCCACCTGCGGGTTCTTGCCGGCTGCGCCAAGATAGCGCTTGTAGCCACGCCAGGGAGCAGCAACCTGATCGCCTTCGACGGTCGTGTTCGGTATCTGAGAAACGAGGATGATCGCGATCGTGCCGACGAATGCCAGCGGAACGAACCCGATCAGCGCCAACGGACTCTTCGCGATGGCAGCGAGAATGATGACGATGATCGCCAGGCCGTACAGCAGCGCCGCGAAGATCCAGTACGGTTTGCGCCGCTCGTTCGCATCTGTCGCGAACCAGCCGCGCTCGATCAGCTCCTGGCGGATCTGCTTGCGCACATCACCCCACGACTTTCGCACCTTACCCATCTGCTTGTCGCTGACGATCCCGTCCGCGTCCGCCTGCTCGGACAGCGCGCTCCAGATCATCTGCTCGTAGCCGGGCTGCACGTCGCGCTCATCCTGTAGCCGGATGCGGATTTTCTTCTTGCCATCCGGCTCGATGGCGATCGCACCGCGCGCCGCGAGGTCGAGCAGTGTTGCGCCAATCGCCGTATCGGTGACGTTCCCCGCGACGAGCGATCCGGCCAGCGCCGGTGACAGATCGGTTGGTGGAGAGACTGCTTGCGTGACCGGTGCCTTCGACGTCATCCGCGTCGGGATGCGCTGCGACAGCAGGAACCCCGCAGCTGCCGCCAGGACGACACCGAGGAAATTGACGATGCTGAACGCGCCGTCCGCGACCGACCCGGCGAAGCGCTCGGCGGTGCTCGGCTCCGGCGGTGGTGGCGGGCCGAGCGTCAGGTCGCGCTCGATGCGCTCCAGCGCGAGGATGATGGCACCGGCGATGTCGCCGTCTTCCAGTTGGGGCCGCATGTCGCTGGCGATGCGGTCGAGCTCGTACTGCGGCAGGTTGCCATCAATCAGCGACTTCCCGGCGATCAGTGCGTAGGTGCCGTGGTCCAGATTATCCGGCTGCAAATTAAGGAAGATGACCACGCCATCGCGCTGATCCGGTCCGGACTGAATATCCCACGTCTCCATCAGCTCGCGGCCATCAGCAACGGTCTCGTCGTAGTCGGCGTCGCGGGCTGCCAGAAAGACGACCACGGGCGAGCCGGTCTCTTCGACTGCGGCTGCCTGTGTATCGATGCGAGCGATGTTGTCAGCTGTCAGAGCCCCGGTCTGGTCATAGACACGCTGGCCGGGGACGCGGTCGCCGAAGTCGGCGGCGAGGGCAATCAGCGGGGCCGACACTGCCAGGAGCAGGACGACCACCATCACGCACCAGGACCATCGGCGTGGGGGCAATGACATGTAGCAGGACCTTTCGTTGCTCTCCATACCGAATAACCTACCGCCCACGTATCATGCACGAACGGTACCAGTGGGTGGGAGGGTTCGTGCTGCAATCGATCGGGTTGCTCCCGGCGACCGCGTCGTCAGATGCGATGCTGCTGGTCCTCGCGCGTGGCGTGCGTGCATTCGCCGATGGGTTTATCAGCGTGCTGCTGCCGGTCTATCTGCTGGAGCTGGGCTTCAGCGAGTTCCGCGTTGGCGCGATCTCGACCGCAACGTTGCTCGGCTCGGCCGGCTTGACGATCCTCGTCGGTCTGGTTGCCTACCGTCTGCGTCGCCGGAGCCTCCTGCTGGCGGCGGCATTCGTCATGGCGGCAACCGGCTTCGCATTCGCAGCGGTCCACACCTTCTGGCCGTTACTGCTCATTGCGTTTATCGGGACGCTCAATCCCTCGGCTGGTGACGTCAGCGTCTTCCTGCCGCTTGAGCAGACGCTCCTGCCGCAGACGGTTGACGACCGCGAGCGTACGTCTCTGTTCGCGCGCTACGGCCTCGTCGCGTCGCTGGTCGGCGCGGTTGGCGCGCTGGCTGCCGGTCTACCGTCACTGATCGCCCGATCCACCGCGCTGAATCTGCAGGATGCGCTCTCACTCATGTTCGTCGCCTACGCACTGCTGGCGCTGATTGCGATGGCGCTCTACCGCCATCTCTCGCCGGCCATCGAACCCCCGGCAGATGCACCACCGACGCCGCTGCGCGAATCGAAGCGCATCGTCTACACGCTGGCCGCGCTCTTCTCGCTGGATTCATTCGGCGGCGGCTTCGTCGTGCAGTCACTGTTGGCGCTCTGGCTATTTCAGCGCTTCGACCTGTCGATCGCCACGACCGCCACAATCTTCTTCTGGTCGGGGCTGCTGT from the Thermomicrobiales bacterium genome contains:
- a CDS encoding MarR family transcriptional regulator — translated: MMDRAGEPEPMLGALLRVPFQAISARILADLHGAGYADLRPSHLTVFQHLAFDGSRVTELAERAQMTKQSMGALVDHLVAGGYVERVADPVDGRARIVRRTERGMLVERSARASIAALEAEWATALGADRLTECRALLVELAELLDR
- a CDS encoding phage holin family protein, with translation MIGFIIRWLIIAASVAVAAWIVPGIRIDDDRGVSAILIMAAVLAVVNLLVKPVLTAVSCCLIIVTLGLFLLVINTLTFWLASGIASDWFDAGFHVSGFWAAFLGGVIVSIVSWLLTAFVDN
- the mscL gene encoding large conductance mechanosensitive channel protein MscL, coding for MRSLADEFRAFILRGNVLDLAVAVVIGAAFGAVITSLVENILTPLIAAIFGKPDFSNLSFTINNSQIMYGAFLNAIIAFLLVAAALFFFVIKPFNLLMSRRKQQAEADPTTRECPYCMTVVPIAATRCPACTSDLKAA
- a CDS encoding DUF2207 domain-containing protein, which gives rise to MVVLLLAVSAPLIALAADFGDRVPGQRVYDQTGALTADNIARIDTQAAAVEETGSPVVVFLAARDADYDETVADGRELMETWDIQSGPDQRDGVVIFLNLQPDNLDHGTYALIAGKSLIDGNLPQYELDRIASDMRPQLEDGDIAGAIILALERIERDLTLGPPPPPEPSTAERFAGSVADGAFSIVNFLGVVLAAAAGFLLSQRIPTRMTSKAPVTQAVSPPTDLSPALAGSLVAGNVTDTAIGATLLDLAARGAIAIEPDGKKKIRIRLQDERDVQPGYEQMIWSALSEQADADGIVSDKQMGKVRKSWGDVRKQIRQELIERGWFATDANERRKPYWIFAALLYGLAIIVIILAAIAKSPLALIGFVPLAFVGTIAIILVSQIPNTTVEGDQVAAPWRGYKRYLGAAGKNPQVDLDLDTAVPYALALGSGQAFNKRLEKASEAGYLPVWLGGPETGSAYTAGFYPYWVAFNSSVAPSSSGAAGSGASAGSGAAGGSF
- a CDS encoding MFS transporter, which produces MLQSIGLLPATASSDAMLLVLARGVRAFADGFISVLLPVYLLELGFSEFRVGAISTATLLGSAGLTILVGLVAYRLRRRSLLLAAAFVMAATGFAFAAVHTFWPLLLIAFIGTLNPSAGDVSVFLPLEQTLLPQTVDDRERTSLFARYGLVASLVGAVGALAAGLPSLIARSTALNLQDALSLMFVAYALLALIAMALYRHLSPAIEPPADAPPTPLRESKRIVYTLAALFSLDSFGGGFVVQSLLALWLFQRFDLSIATTATIFFWSGLLSAISYPVAAWLAGRIGLVNTMVFSHLPANIFLILVPFMPNLSLAITLLFARSLLSQMDVPTRNSYVMAVVTPAERPAAASLTSVPRSLASAASPLLSGWMLSLSPFGWPLVVAGTLKGTYDLLLLAMFKSVRPPEER